Genomic DNA from Prunus persica cultivar Lovell chromosome G1, Prunus_persica_NCBIv2, whole genome shotgun sequence:
AATAGCAAGGGTCAAAACCTTTTTGATTTCACTAATTTTGGTTAAGATTCGGGGAATCAAATATTGGAGTGGAGTTAGGTTTTCAAAACTGCCAAAACAGAGGAagttttaaaatgaaaattcagaTTTTTGGGTCTGtctttgggttcaaatttctcaCTAATACTAGCTCCGTTTTCACATATCtttatatgtataaaaaaCTAAGGTTATAAGCTTCAATTTGAGTATAGTCTTGCAAAGTTTTGCTATTGTTAGTTATGCCAAAAACAACGTGAAaaacaggaaaaaagaaaagaaaaaagaaggtcTTTGGGGAAGACGATGAATAGTACCATGTAGTAACCATATGTGTGTTCAGCGCATGTGTGCGATGTTGGTGTCGTTCTTCATCCTCCCCAACTTGGTTTTTCATTTGAAGTCCGTTAACGTTGGTTTCATGACCATCCGAGACCTGTAACTTTTAGACAAAAAATTGTGTTAAGCAAAAGCACTAATTATTATTTGTCTCCATTGTTCGATTTAGCCTCGAGTGGAAACATAAGGTTTGGAAGGGTAATTCGGTAATCTAACTAGTTGGACACGAGGTAGGGTTTCCTGATTTTTCGATGATTGGGCTATGTCACTTTTAATCATggtgcttatatatataatactataaatatgaatattattgttattttgcttggtgaatattatttgatgttcgatgaaatattatttgatgttgggtgaatattattattcatgtgaTTAAAGTTGAAATATTATTGTTATCATCTGTATTATTATTCCAAATAGATAAATGATATTTGAGTTGCATTACATATGCATCATAAATACGGTTGTGTTTTAGATTTGTGTTTGGGTCAAGGTACATCTAAGGGTTGGGAGAAGGCCTTAGATATATCTGAGAAAAAATGTGGAATATATTAAGGTGATGGGAGAAGGGCCTGAATATAGTTAGGTGATGGGAGCAGGGCCTTTaatgaaaagtgaaagttgagaaatgcataaataaaaaaagaaattaagggATGAATGTGCGCTAGTTCGTATTTTAGGGTATTCGGACCACAGTGGTAAAACACATGGTATATGACATGCAGGCTTGTTGCCCTAAGGTATGAATTAGTGGGATTTTAGGGAGTGAGTTTATGACATCACCGCATATGTAAATTTATCTGGTCTGGTTGCATAATTTATGTATCATATGTTTGATGCATGACACTTTGATTAACTTTGATAGCTCACCTTGAGGGGTTTGACGGTACTCTATCTGGCATTAGAATGCTTATACCCTAATAGATTATGCAGGATTCAAGGCGAAGTTTGAGGAAGCAGTTCTCAACCAAGCTACTAGGCTTTTGTTGTTCAACCAAGCTACTAGGCCTTAGTGTGTATTTAACTACGAGCTACTGCGACTCTGATTCTATGTTGTTAAGTAAATTTGTATTATTTGTGGCTCTATTTCTCATCATATCATGGTTGTAGGATTTTATTCTTATGACTATGGTATGACTCACACCCGAGTTTGGGAATATTCCTTATTCTCAAATCGTGTCATTACACCAAATCACAAACACCTCCTAAACAATTGGTCCCGATCAGGCCGGAAAGACCCACCATCTAGGTCAATTAGGCTCGTGGGGCCCACAACCTCTAATCTCCAGTCTAAAAGTTCCTATAGGTCCACAACAATCCACAAGGTACATCACAAATGTTTGGTTACGATCCGacaataaaatcatcaatgaCTGCACGATCGAGTGGTAATCAATGgttaaaaccctaaatttgAGGATTCAGAAATCCAAATGTCCGATTTTTGATCCACTAGTTCCTATACAATCCTAATGATAGGACGAACGACATAACTTGAAACGGAACTAATCTAACAGTTTGATCACAATAAACCCGAAATTCACATAATAGGCGAAATTCTGATTCACCAATCAAACAGTGGAATCTCACACATCCGAGCATACTGTTGTGCGCGGGGATAATTCTAGAGCCAAAATTGGCCTATGACACCTGGCCCATGAGCTGATGGTGGCATGTGGGTGTCTTGAGTAATTTTTTGGTGACAAAAAATCCCTAAAACACTGGCCAATAGCTATACCAATGGATCATGCACAACTAGGGGAGCACTTTTGGTTCTTGGACCCCGTCAAAATGTGGCCATAACTAGGTAAATCAGGGCCAAAATCGTCGGCTAAATTTGGGGTTACAAATTGATCTCTAACAACAAAATCAACCTTAACCACCTACATAATTAGCAAGAGCATGAGGAGAGGATCAAAATCTATACATGGATCGACGTCAACAATAGCCAAAAATGGCAAGGGAAACCATGGAAATCTTTAGCTCTTTTTGAGCTTGCAGCGACAACATGACGGCTTGGGGTGGCGTGGTCTTGGCCCAGACGTGGTCGCCGGTCAGTGGCGGTCATTTTCCAACCTTTATCGTCGGAGGAGGTGGCCGGACAGCGGCGTTGTGCTGCTGGGAAGTCAAAGAGGCGATGTGGGCCAATTctgggtgagagagagagagagagagagacgagaGAGAAAAAAGCATTCTGCTTGGACTAGTTTGTGTCCTacttaaaatctgattttgaaatatttaaggTTGTGCCACTACATTTTAGTTGACCAAAACGTCTTCGTTTCAACTCTGATTTAGACCCACCAcatgtctacgaattcgtgAGCTCGAGCACATGGAACCAAGAAAATTTTCGAAATTAGCCCCGAACAAAGAGTCAACTCTAAACCAGCAAGGAACCCTAAGGTTAAAGTCGTCCTGTCACTttagaattttgaaaattaaattaaatttcaggACGAGATGTTACATTGGGTGATGGAATCGGTTATAGTGGAGTGGGGTGGGagaggatgaagatgatgaagctCTTCCAAGAAAGTTTGTTGTAGTTTGGTGATTTGAGCGTTGAGGGAAGTTTGGAGAGAGGTTTGGGAAGAAGCCAAGGAGTCAATGGTTTTCTGCATAGTCATCAGAAAGGACTGCGTAACTTCTTGATGTCCCAAAAGGGAAGAGACTGTATCTTGGGTATCTGTGATTTCAGTCTTGAGCTGGTCATGGTGAACATCAAAAAAGATTACAGCGGCCGACGGTTCGGAGGAACGAACTTTGCGTGAGCCCATAGGATTGACTCTTGTACCAATTGCTAGGACCAGACCTGGATAATATCTAGAAAACATGgcaaacaaaggaaaagataaaGGAATTTAAATGTTCATTTCATAGCTGCCTCTAAAAGGGTAGGTAAGTATCCTTAAATACAATGAAAAAAGGCAGCCTTGCCCTAATCATTAGGTCACTTATGGGAGTGAGCACACCTAATGAAATCTTGACAACTATAAGGAATAATAGAAAGGGAATTACATGATTATTTTGTGGCTAACCGTCTGAAAATGATAGGAACAACCTCTAGCTAGCTTATGAGCCAGATGAGAAGTGGCCCAACACTAAGTGGGTCTAACATGGGGTTTGGTTGATATGAGGGAGAAGAGGGGGTTTGACAATGAGGGGGTGGATTTTGTGCAGCTGGGGAGAAGGGATATgtagaggtttttttttttttttttttaatctaatttttataaatattattttgtattttaatttttttatcctTACTAGAGGTATGCTCCACTTTGCCACATTACCCATTCAAATTAGTGAGTAAATGATCTAGATGCACAAAATTACTAAAACACCTCTGCCACGTCATCAAACTTAACGGACTTTTGGAAGTAGTTGACGGTAAGGGACAATGTGAAACATCAAACCTTGGTCAAGAGCACAAAATGAGTCACTTTAACTTCGAAAAGGTAAAGTGAGATTTAACCAATGTTTCAAGGACACTATAACACTTAGGGAGCTGATTTCTCCACTCCCattaaagaaagaacaaaattgattaaaaaaatattttaaaaaaacaaaaaaaagtataagtGGAGAAAATAAGCGTGCGGAAATCATATCCCTAACACTTAagcctttaatttatttttaagcaCGTCGGATGAATTGAAGAGTTAGGCATGAAAATGAAGTGAATGCGTGAAAAAggtaattaaagaaaaaaaaaaaacagaaacgaATACAAACCTGACATCCAAACAGAAAAGGTCACTCACACCCTGGACTCCACCGCGAGGCGTTTTTTCCCTCTTGGAATCAATCAATCCCCCAAGTGTTCTTCATCTTTGTAAAATCAGTGAAGAGTGAGCTACTCCACTTCCAATTCGATCCCAGACCCAGTGACAACACGACGTTGTTCCCTTCCTAAGGTATGTATGTGCGACAGATGTacgtcgtcatcttctttataTTAGCTAAATTTTGCTTCTTTACTGCTGGTTTCAATTGAAATCTGCAAGTAGATTATTGGGTTTTAGCCACAAATCATGAACACCCTGTTTTCTTTTACTTCTTATTGTTGTGAATCAATAGATTTAGACTgacaaatttttcaaaatggtaGAAAGATTCATTCTTGTTTGGGTATTTATGGCTGTTCAATtatgaataaattgaaatgtACATATTTAAAGTGATAGAGGAATTAGGGCACAGCCTTGTTTGAATTGGCGTGTTGTTGCTGTTTGTGTGAATAGAAGACAATGCAGAATCAGGATGGGGTCCAAGTGGATGGGGAAGTGGAGTCTGCAACATCAGTTCCGACCCCTGAGTTTGATGAGTGGGCAAACTTTGGGGACCAAGATATCATGCAGCAGCACTCTGCAATTCGAGCTGAGGAGGCTGAGAAAATTCCCTTTCTGGGGGACAAGGCAATACTCGAAACTCAAGAGACCAACCTTTAGTTTCTTTCAATATCACGCAATCAGATTTTGACCCTTTGCTGTGATAAATCTGCAGGAACCACTCTCGTCCCTGGCAGCTGAATATCAATCAGGCAGCGCGATCTTGTTGGAGAAAATCAAGGTTCTCTATTTGTTGtgtgttgttttttctttcattctttCTAATATTAAATTCTTATGGAACAAATTGTAACTACCCTTTATGCAGGTTCTTGGTGAACAATATGCTGCCATTCGCCGAACACGGGGAGATGGGAACTGCTTCTTCCGCAGTTTTATGTTTTCATATCTTGTATGCCCTTGTATATGCTCCTTGGAACTGCTTTGATTTTTGTATGTTGGGTGTTTACCTGCAATGTTAGCTTCTTGTTGGATGCAAGTATGCATTCTAGTCTTTTAGCTGCTAACAAATTCTTGGGCTGTCTGAATAGGAGCATATTTTGGAATCACAAgatcaaagtgaagttgaccGTATCAAGGCCAATGTTGAACAGTGTAGAAAAACACTTCAAAGCTTGGGTTATGCAGACTTTACTTTTGAGGATTTCTTTGCGGTAAATTTTTTATCTGCAATTTTACACTGTATAATTGGTTCatccatttcttcttctaatttttCGAATTGATATCTGATATTGAGTAGAGCCACCGGCTTTATGCGTAAgctctttttgtttgaacaCGGCTTGACAGTTTACAGATGAGTAAGGTTTTTGTATGATCAACTATTGGAATTCGGTGGTGATTAAATGTCATAGCTGATAAATCTGTACCATGTGTTTATGCATTTAGTGCATATGAACAGGGATGCAcatcttctttcttcccaTTTTCGAGCAGCTTCAGCTCAGATATTGTTGATGTATAGGATTTCAATGGACACAGCATTACGTAAATCTATCATTGCTGATTAACATATAATTAAGTTGGTCACagttttatcatttgatgCTTACTTGCATTACAAAAGCTACCATAGGAATGCATGCATTGAGAGGTGATTATCCTAACTAAATCTGGTGGTCATCCTATCATGTGTAAATTGGTCAGGGAAGAAAGATGATccatgtttttagaaaaaagtgATATATGTGCTTCCTAATGCATAGTTTTTTGTTGGATGAGGAGGTTTTCACATAAATTCAGGGCACAAGGATTTGCTTAAAGTTGTTCTTATAAGGCCATTGTCACAATGTGACACATACAGAAGTATTTCAGTCACCATATTGTTCCAGTTAGTTCCATTTGGACTTTTTCTCTGTTCATATAATTTGATCACacttgccaaaaaaaaaaaagtattaatCCCTAATTGATGTGGAGAATTTTTCAGTTATTCCTTGAGCAGCTGGACAGTGTTCTTCAAGGAAATGAAGCATCCATAAGGTACAGATAGTTCCTTTACTTTGGGTTTGTGTTGGCAATTAAAAATCAAAGTGCAGTTTGATGCTAGTTTTGAGTTGTGTGTTTAACTGCAATAAACgtaatttattatttcataCAGTCATGATGAGCTCATACTTAGGAGCCGAGATCAGTCAGTATCCGACTATGGTGAGTGACATTAAATGACATGGTTCTTAGTGTGTTGTTTTATCCTTCCATTACCTGACACATTTGGTTTGTTAGTTGTGATGTTTTTCAGATTTGTTACCTCTGGTGAAATACGGAAACGCGCAGAGTTTTTTGAACCTTTTATATTAGGATTGACCAATGCAACCGTAGAGCAGGtttgttcaataaaaactATTCAGCCATCTATCAATACacatgattttatttcttctttccagTAGTTGACCAAATTATTCCATTAAGGTACCGCTTCTTTAGAAATAATGTGAAGATGATTAAATCATATTAGCATAAGATTGCTGATGTATTTTCAATATACCTTGTCAAGAAAATGGTGGTCTCTTCACTTCTTATCTACATTCTCCATGTTGGGGTGTGCTGCTAATTTTGTTCCCTGCATTAAATTACTAAGTCCTGTGTGGTTGCAAGTCAATCTCACAGAAATTGTTTAATTCTGAGAAGCAATTTGAGATTTCATTGTTATGAGCTTAAGATTATAGAGCAATGATGCCAATATCtgatctccctctctcttattGATTTGTCTTAATATAGTTTTGCAAGTCATCAGTGGAACCAATGGGTGAAGAAAGCGACCATGTGCACATCACTGCCCTGTCAGATGCATTGGGCGTGCCAATCCGTGTTGTGTACCTTGACCGTAGTTCGTGTGATACTGGTGGTGTTAGCGTGAATCATCATGATTTCGTCCCTGCTGGAAGTGATCTTCCAAATGCTAGTGGGTGCTCTGAGAAAGTTAGTCCCTTTATTACCTTGCTATATCGCCCAGGTCACTACGATATTCTCTACCCGAAGTGATGCTCTCACCTGTTCCCGTAAGTGAATCTGACATATTTTTATGCGCTTTAAGAGTTTACGCTatgccttttaaaaaaaggggaaaaaattataaactgGACCTATTCAAAATCTACAAAACCAAGATGCCAGCTGCTTTACAATGTTCATCAGAATGTTGGCATCCTGGATTGTATGACGTGCTCTTTTGTAATTGGTGACAAGCTATGTGGCAATCATTTTGTTTAGATGTACACgtttatttctgtttttgtgtgtACAGTTTTCCATTAAGAGGTGGTGTTaatttgggattttgtttATGTACCTACAGGCAATTGGCAATGTCCGGGTTAGTGATCGAGACAAGATGAATGTGTTGGCAAAGAGCTGTAAAGGCCAAAGCTCTCTTTTAGTTGGAGAATGTAACTTTGTTCTGAAATGTTAAATGTACTTATAAGCCGTTGAGTGAGGTCATAAACACGGCATTggacttaaaaacaaaaaagaaaaagggataGTTGGAAGTATGAATTCAGGACTGCGCTAACTGTAAATGAGCAGGACGTCATCTGGTGTTTCATCATCCATAAGAAATTGCAATTTGAAAAGAAGTAACTGTTGCTTCTGTAATGAATGTTTACTTAGATACCCATGCTTGGGGTTCACATTATGCCCTAACCATTTTAAGGGAATTTAAggtctttgtttttggtgaattttgatgATATACGTGAATCATTTTACACATAATGATATGCTTATTTCAAACGGCA
This window encodes:
- the LOC18789468 gene encoding ubiquitin thioesterase otubain-like, with amino-acid sequence MQNQDGVQVDGEVESATSVPTPEFDEWANFGDQDIMQQHSAIRAEEAEKIPFLGDKEPLSSLAAEYQSGSAILLEKIKVLGEQYAAIRRTRGDGNCFFRSFMFSYLEHILESQDQSEVDRIKANVEQCRKTLQSLGYADFTFEDFFALFLEQLDSVLQGNEASISHDELILRSRDQSVSDYVVMFFRFVTSGEIRKRAEFFEPFILGLTNATVEQFCKSSVEPMGEESDHVHITALSDALGVPIRVVYLDRSSCDTGGVSVNHHDFVPAGSDLPNASGCSEKVSPFITLLYRPGHYDILYPK